The DNA window AATGACTGGGAAAACAGCAACCTGGCTACAATCCTGTCAGAAAAACGCCGGATTGAAGCAATTATAGAGCAAATGCAGGATGCTATTTTCGGGTTAAATGAAAAGCAGGACGTGCTTTTTATAAACGATGCTGCACGTAAAACATTAAACATCAACGACGACAAAATCGTTGGCAAGAACGCTTCAGCCATAATAAATAGTAACGATCTGCTGCGTTCTGTACTCAAGGATGATTCTGCTATAGGGTCCTTTAAAATTGTTATAGACGGGCGCGAGATGTTCTTTCGCCTGCAAAGCAGCGATATTATCGTGCCTAATATTGATCAGTCCAAAGAAAGCTTACGCATAGCGAGCAGGCCTGCAGGAAAGGTATATATCCTCCGAAATATTACGGAGTTTAAAGAGCGTGACGAGGCTAAAACAAACTTCATAGCCACCATATCGCATGAATTAAAAACGCCGATATCATCCATCAAGATGAGCCTTAAGTTGCTTAATGACACCAGGGTAGGCCAGGTAAATTCTGAACAACAACAACTGATAGATCACATTAACGAAGACAATAACCGCCTGCTGAAGATCACAAGCGAACTGCTGGAACTTTCACAAGTAGAGACGGGTAACATCCAGCTTAACTTTGTGCCGGTAAAACCACTGGAGATTGTTGAGTATGCGGTCGCCGCTGTAAAGTTCCAGGCGGAACAAAAAGGCGTAACACTGGAGGTCGCACACGACGCCAACTTATCCCAGGTCACTACCGACGTTGAGAAAACCGCCTGGGTATTGGTCAACTTTTTATCTAATGCGCTAAGGTATAGCGCCGAAAAATCTAAAGTGATTATTAGCGTCCTCAACAAGGGCAACGAGGTAGAATTTTCTGTAAAAGACACCGGCAAGGGCATTGATGAACAATATCAAAAGCGATTGTTTGACCGGTACTTTCAGGTGCCTACGGATGGTCAGAACAAGTCAGGGTCTGGGCTCGGCCTGGCCATTTCTAAAGACTTTATTGAGGCGCAGAACGGCCATATTTGGGTTAAAAGTGCCATAGGAGAAGGCAGTACTTTTGGATTTAGTTTACCTAGGAGTCAATCTATTTGAAGATACCGACGTACTCGCCGGTTAGCTACTCATCGGCATCTTAAAAACGCTTCTAAAAACAGCCCGTTAGCTAACGTGACCGTGGTCGAAAAGGTGTGCCGTGCAAAATGGTAAGTACGTTCCTGATACCATATCCATTCGCAATTCTTAGGGTCAACGTTCAATTTTTGATTACTTCCGTCGGCTACCAAATGTTGTTAACCCCTACATAAAACCATTCTGCTACATGTAAGTTAATTATACGTCTCTAAAGCCGGTAATTACATGCAAAATACATCAAAGCAACAAGCAACTCCTATAATGTTCGGGGCAGAGATATTTATTGAGCCCGGCCAAACCTTTGAGGAAATAGACCTATGGTTTAAATGCCTTAAAGAAGCAGGTATGACAGTCACCCGCATCCGGTTGTTTGAAAGCTACATGCACCGGCCTGACGGAACATGGAATTATACACTGTTTGACGCCGCTTACACCGCTGCTGAAAGGTACGGAATAAAGGTTTATGGTAACTTATTTCCATCTACATCCTTTACAGATCTTGGCGGTTTAAAATTCCCTAAGGATGCGGATCACCTCCAGAGCATCGCACGCTATATAGAGAATGTTGTTACTCATTTTAAAGACTTCTCTTCTTGCTATGGCTGGGTACCGGTTAACGAACCAGGCGTGGGCCATTTTCCAAAGGAGCAATTTGCAACAGATAAATATGCGGAATGGAAGCAGGCGCAAGCTGCTATAGGTTATAACAGTGGCGGTTACGACCGTTTTAACTTTGCAGACGAACGCTTTCACCTGTACTATAATACCTGGTTCTTACAATGGCTAACGGATGAGATACATAGGTATGACCCCGGTAGTGTTATACATGTAAATAACCACGCTATCTTTAAGAATGTTGCCGAATACGACTTTCCGGCATGGCGGAGTTTTCTCACCAGTTTGGGTGGCTCTGCACATGCCAGCTGGCATTTCGAATATTTTACCCGGCAGCAATATGCACTCGCAGTTGCGGCAAATTGTGAGATCATCCGTTCAGGTGCGGGAGATATCCCCTGGTTCATGACGGAGCTGCAAGGGGGAAACAACACTTACAGCGGCTTTCTGGCGATGTGCCCAACAGCAGAAGAAATAGCGCAATGGCTTTGGCTGGCTGTAGCTACCGAAAGCAAAGGGGCTATCTTCTGGTGTTTAAATCCAAGGTCCTCAGGTATAGAAGCCGGGGAGTGGGCCATGCTCAACTACCATAACGAGCCATCAAACAGGCTCGAAGCAGCTAAAAGCGTTATAGATGTAGTTAACCAGGATAGCCAGTTCTTTAACAATGCCAGGGAAATAGAATCCGGTATAAATGTTATCTACACACGAGAATCACTTTGGATAGAGAAGACGCTCCAAATGGGCGGAAAAAGCTATGAAGGCCGGGACGAAGGCGGCGTAATGAAATCGGCGCTGGCTTATTTTGAAGCGTTAAGTGAAGCCGGCCTGCAGGTCAACTTTAAGGAAATCCGCGAGTTTGATTTCGACCTCGAAGATTACTCAAACAAAAGCATCATACTTGCGCACCAGATCTCTATACCATCTAAATACTGGCCATTACTGCAGCGCTTTGTAGAAAAGGGCGGCACCTTAGTTGCAGATGGCTTGACAGGTTACTATGATGAAAATGCTGTAGGCACCATGCGCCTCGACTTCCCGCTAAGAACATTACTGGGAGCTGATGTGCTGGAATACAAGGCAATAGATAAGCAAGGGGAGATTAAGGTAAACGGCATCACCTTACCAACATACATGTGGACAGGGGAGCTAAAAGCCACTACAGGCACATTAATTGCCTCTGAAAGGGAAAAACCAACAGCTGTGAAGAATCAGCTTGGCAGAGGAACCACCTGGTGGATCCCGTCACTTGTTGGTTTAGCAAGCAGGATATCAGGAGATTACCATTCGCTTACACAGTTTTTAGACAATGCTTTGCAGTTGCGTTCGCTGCCATCTGTACCGGTGATGTTTGAGGAGCCGCAGCCCGGAATGTTAATGAAATCACTAAGCTACCAGCAGGATACCGTAACTGTAATCATTAATAACTCCGCAGAACGGAGAGAATTCAACCTGGTGATTAAGAATCCATCCAAACAAGCGAACGTGCTTTACGCTAATAAAGGTGGTAAGATTGGCGATACACACATCAGTATAGATGCCGGCGAAAGCATGGTTATCCGGTGGGAATAGCCTGTCAACAGTAGGACATTAGATCAAAACCGTTTCGGGTGTTTCGCCCGGGAAAAGTGAAACACCCGAAACAATCTATATAACTATACTGCTGACTAACAGTAACTTACACTTTAGGCCGAAACACCCCGAAACAGTAGCAATTATTTAGATATAGCTCGTAAAACATTATTAATTAAGAGCTTAAGCAATTTATCTGCTTCTGCAACCTATAAGCGAAACACTTCGCAGTGAAACACTTCAGCCAGGCTTTTTACTCCTTTTTAGCTTTAATGTTGGCCGTGTTCTCTTCCAGTCGGAACCTTACCATTCGCTCTATCAGGTCCAGCGGCATAGGCTGGTCTAAAGGGAACTGCACCGAACCCTTTGCATTCTTGTATCCGGATATCTCGTCCTTGAACACCTCTATGGCTTTCGCTCCCGGGTAAAAGCCTATGTGCTTGTCATACCCGCCGAAGTGGGCCAGCAAGCCTCTATATTTATACGTGGGTATGCCGTAGCTAATGCTCTCCTCGGCCTCTGGCACCACCTTGTAAATTACAGCTTTAACCTGATTCATAGCATGTTGCGTAGCTTCAGGATAGCTCAAGAAATAGTCTTTAACGTCCTTTGGTTTAAGCATGGCAGGCTACTTATCCGTTGTTATAAGCTTCTTCTAAACCAGCTACATCTATCTTTACCATTTTCATCATGGCTTGCATAACCCGCTGTGCCTTAGCCGGGTCGGGGTCATTCATGAGGCGGCCGAGCGCATCCGGGATGATCTGCCACGATACCCCAAACTTGTCGGTTATCCATCCGCATTGCATCGGTTTTGCCTCATTATCAAGCATTTTGTTCCATATCTCATCAACTTCTTCCTGATCTCTGCACTTTACAAACAGTGATATGGCCGGGCTAAACTGGTACTCTCCCTGCCAGTTCAGGATCATGAACTCGGTGCCTTCCAACTCTATTGTAGCGCTGAAAAGCTGTCCTCCATGTTTGCTAACTTGCTTTATCTCAGCATTTTTAAAAATTGAAACATACAAGTCGAGTGCTTCCTGGCCGTTGCCATTGAACCATAAAAAGGTGCTTATCTTTTGCATAATGGGTTTATTATCGGGTTTATAATACATCAAATCTACCTTCAATTAAACCAATTAACAAGGTGTTATTGCGACCATTCAAAGGGCCAAACGAGACATCCGTTCAAATGATTTTAATTGTCCCGAT is part of the Mucilaginibacter terrenus genome and encodes:
- a CDS encoding VOC family protein, whose translation is MQKISTFLWFNGNGQEALDLYVSIFKNAEIKQVSKHGGQLFSATIELEGTEFMILNWQGEYQFSPAISLFVKCRDQEEVDEIWNKMLDNEAKPMQCGWITDKFGVSWQIIPDALGRLMNDPDPAKAQRVMQAMMKMVKIDVAGLEEAYNNG
- a CDS encoding HAMP domain-containing sensor histidine kinase, translated to MKVKTKLRLGFGFLFIVVLFFGATALFYIRDISENSKVILKDNYESLSFAREMRNVLDKNELPLSEKAKADFNRYLSRQEANVTEPGEATITKRLRAAFIKLAEAPATTENLIGARQVRDELSSIELLNMNAIVRKDANARHAISRATFLLSLIGSFTFLVLFSFSINFPGFIANPLRQLLEGIREIGEGNYKKRLNFEHQDEFAEVASAFNQMATKLNDWENSNLATILSEKRRIEAIIEQMQDAIFGLNEKQDVLFINDAARKTLNINDDKIVGKNASAIINSNDLLRSVLKDDSAIGSFKIVIDGREMFFRLQSSDIIVPNIDQSKESLRIASRPAGKVYILRNITEFKERDEAKTNFIATISHELKTPISSIKMSLKLLNDTRVGQVNSEQQQLIDHINEDNNRLLKITSELLELSQVETGNIQLNFVPVKPLEIVEYAVAAVKFQAEQKGVTLEVAHDANLSQVTTDVEKTAWVLVNFLSNALRYSAEKSKVIISVLNKGNEVEFSVKDTGKGIDEQYQKRLFDRYFQVPTDGQNKSGSGLGLAISKDFIEAQNGHIWVKSAIGEGSTFGFSLPRSQSI
- a CDS encoding beta-galactosidase trimerization domain-containing protein, coding for MQNTSKQQATPIMFGAEIFIEPGQTFEEIDLWFKCLKEAGMTVTRIRLFESYMHRPDGTWNYTLFDAAYTAAERYGIKVYGNLFPSTSFTDLGGLKFPKDADHLQSIARYIENVVTHFKDFSSCYGWVPVNEPGVGHFPKEQFATDKYAEWKQAQAAIGYNSGGYDRFNFADERFHLYYNTWFLQWLTDEIHRYDPGSVIHVNNHAIFKNVAEYDFPAWRSFLTSLGGSAHASWHFEYFTRQQYALAVAANCEIIRSGAGDIPWFMTELQGGNNTYSGFLAMCPTAEEIAQWLWLAVATESKGAIFWCLNPRSSGIEAGEWAMLNYHNEPSNRLEAAKSVIDVVNQDSQFFNNAREIESGINVIYTRESLWIEKTLQMGGKSYEGRDEGGVMKSALAYFEALSEAGLQVNFKEIREFDFDLEDYSNKSIILAHQISIPSKYWPLLQRFVEKGGTLVADGLTGYYDENAVGTMRLDFPLRTLLGADVLEYKAIDKQGEIKVNGITLPTYMWTGELKATTGTLIASEREKPTAVKNQLGRGTTWWIPSLVGLASRISGDYHSLTQFLDNALQLRSLPSVPVMFEEPQPGMLMKSLSYQQDTVTVIINNSAERREFNLVIKNPSKQANVLYANKGGKIGDTHISIDAGESMVIRWE
- a CDS encoding iron chaperone, which codes for MLKPKDVKDYFLSYPEATQHAMNQVKAVIYKVVPEAEESISYGIPTYKYRGLLAHFGGYDKHIGFYPGAKAIEVFKDEISGYKNAKGSVQFPLDQPMPLDLIERMVRFRLEENTANIKAKKE